In the genome of Bacteroides mediterraneensis, the window AGGATAAGGTAAACAAGCTGGGACGTTCCGGACTGCCGGCTGGCATCGCACAAGACAGTTTGGTTTCACTGGTCAATGCCTATAAGAATAATGTAAAGCGTAATTATATTTTTGCCCAGCCTAACAAGGCTTATGCATATTTCGCCTTGTTTCAGGAACTGAACGGGTATATGATATTCGATCCGCTGACCAACAAGGAAGACGTGAAATGCTTTGCGGCAGTGGCTACCAGTCTGAATAATATGTATCCTCATGCCGACCGTTCCCGTAACCTTTACAATATGGTCATCAAGGGGATGAAGAATACCCGCACACCTCAGGTACAGAATGTCGATATTCCAGTGGATAAGATTAAGGAGACTTCTATCATCGATATTGAATTGAAGGATTTGAAAGGGAAAACCCATCATCTGACCGACTTGAAGGGAAAAGTGGTGCTGGTGGATTTCACAGCGTATGCTTCCGCCGTTTCGGGAGCCCGCAATCTGGCATTGCGCGAACTGTATGATAAATACGCTTCACAAGGGTTGGAGATTTATCAGATTTCCCTGGATGCGGACGAACATTTCTGGAAAACTGCGGCCGACAACCTGCCGTGGATTTGTGTGCGTGACCCGCAAAGTACCTATTCCACTTACTTAAGTTTGTATGGAGTGACGCAGTTGCCGACAGCTTTCTTGGTAAACCGCAACAACGAGCTGACCTTGCGTATTGATGAGAAGACCAATATGGAAGAAGCCATCAAGAAATTGTTGTAACATGTTGAAAAGCATGCATTGATAAACTTGACTGGTATCATAAAAAGATTTATCTTTGCCCCCAAGATATAAGACTCTGTGCAAGAGAGGCTGTATCAAAATAAAAATTGAATTGTCAGATTGTCATTCTGAACAAAGTGAAGAATCCGTTTGTTTATCTATTCATCTGGGGTTCGCTCTTCGTTCAGAATGACTTTACTTTTGTGATAGGCGGTTTTTATTTTGGACAGCCCTTTACTTTTATCGAAACAAATCAATTAATAACGAAAATATTTAAGGAGAAAAATTATGGCTTACATGTCAGAAGAAGGCTATCAGAAGCTGGTGGCCGAATTGAAACACCTGGAATCAGTGGAGCGCCCGAAGATTGTCGCTGCCATTGCGGAGGCTCGTGACAAGGGTGACTTGTCGGAAAATGCAGAATACGATGCGGCAAAAGAAGCTCAAGGTATGCTGGAGATGAAAATCAACCAGTTGAAGGCAACCATTGGCGATGCCAAAATCATTGATACATCCAAGTTGAAAACCGATACGGTACAGATTCTGAGCCGTGTGGAATTGAAAAACGTAAAGACCGGCATGAAGATGGCTTATACTATCGTATCCGAAAGCGAAGCCAATCTGAAGCAAGGCAAGATTTCCGTCAATACGCCGATTGCACAGGGTTTGCTGGGCAAGAAAGTGGGCGAAGTGGCAGAAATCACTATCCCGCAGGGAAAAATCTCATTGGAGATTACAGGTATATCATTTTAATTTGTAAGGCAGGTCTGCTCCGGCGGACTTGCCTTATTTAATATTCTATCAATATGGCAACAATATTCAGTAAAATCATTGCAGGTGAGATTCCCAGCTACAAGGTGGCTGAGAATGACAAGTTTTATGCTTTCTTGGATATCAATCCGCTGGTAAAAGGACATACGCTGGTAGTGCCCAAACGGGAAGTGGATTACATTTACGACCTGAGTGATGACGAACTGGCTCAGATGCATGTGTTTGCCAAACATGTGGCACTGGCCATTCAGAAGGCTTTCCCGTGCAAGAAGGTGGGTGAAGCGGTCATCGGCCTGGAAGTTCCCCATGCACACATTCATTTGATTCCTATCCAGAAGGAATCGGACATGCTGTTCTCCAATCCCAAGCTGCAACTTTCTCAAGAAGAGTTTACCGCAATAGCCAAGGCCATCAACGAGGCTTGGAAAGCTGAAAGCAAATAATTTTCTTCTAAAAAAATACCTTAAATATAAAGTATTCTTCGTATTTTTCAGGTGTGGTTTTCAGAAAACTGAGATTTCTGGAAGCCGCACCTGATTTTTTTATCGAAATATTGTGTGCTTATGTTTTACAAACGAATTGCTTCCTTTATCCTTTTCTTGTGTTTTGTGCTGAAAGTGTTTGCGGTTGAATACCAGATAAAAGGAACCGTGATTGACAAATCCACCCGCCAACCGCTGGAGTTTGTGAACGTGCTGGTGGTGGGGTTGGGTATCGGCGCTTCGACCGACAGCAATGGAAACTTTACCATTACGCAGGTACCTCCGGGCATCTATCGCCTGCAGGCCTCGTTTCTAGGGTATAAAACGGCACTGACTCCCGAATACCGTGTGAACCATGTCACTCCCTATGTGCAGATTGAATTGGAAGAGGAAAACACCTCCCTGAATGAGGTGGTGGTCACTGCTTCTCCCTTTCAGAAAGTGGTGGAGAGTCCGGTCAGCCTGCGGGTCATCGGTTTGCAGGAGATAGAGAAAGCTCCGGGTGCCAACCGCGACATCTCAAAGGTGGTGCAGAATTATCCGGGAGTGGCTTTTTCTCCCATCGGCTACCGTAATGATTTGATTGTGCGGGGCGGTGGGCCTTCGGAAAACCGTTTCTATCTGGATGGAGTGGAAATTCCGAACATCAACCATTTCAGTACCCAGGGAGCTTCCGGCGGGCCGGTCGGACTGATTGATGCCGACCTGATTCGTAGTGTGAAGTTTTACAGCGGGGCTTTCCCGGCCGACAGGGGCAATGCCCTGAGCAGTGTGTTGGATTTCAGTCTGCGCGATGGCGACATGGAGCGGAATTCCCTGAAAGCCACTTTGGGTGCTTCGGAAGTCTCTTTGAGTTCCAACGGGCATTTGGGCAAAAAGACCTCCTATCTGGTGTCGGTCCGCCAGTCCTACTTGCAGGCTTTGTTCAAGGTGCTGGGACTGCCTTTCCTGCCTGCGTATACTGATGCTTCCTTCAAACTGAAAACCCGTTTCGACAGTCACAATGAACTGACTTTGCTCGGACTGGGAGGCCTTGACCGCATGAAACTGAACTTGGGTATTGAAGGAGAAGATGCCGAATATATGCTCAGTTACCTTCCCAAGATAGAGCAGGAAACCTATACCGTAGGCGGTGTATATCGGCATTATACCCCTATACATGTGCAGACCATCGTGCTGAGTCAGAGCTATCTGAACAACCGGAACATTAAATACCGTAACAACGATGAAAGCAGTGAGGACAATCTGACGCTGCATCTGGGGTCCGTGGAACAGGAAACCAAATTGCGAATGGAGAACACTTCCTCGTGGAGTGTGTGGAAGGTAAAAGCTGGTTTTGACCTGAACTATTCCCGCTACAAAAGCGATGAATACCGGAAGATATTTGCCGATGCGCTTCGGGAATACAATTACCACACCGACCTCTCCCTTTGGCGGTGGGGACTGTTTGCTTCCATCGATTATGCGGCTCCCGACAAAAGTTTCACTGCTTCCATTGGCGTGCGTACCGATGGCAACAATTACAGCGACAAGATGAAAGAACTGTGGCGCCAGCTTTCTCCCCGTCTGTCCGTGTCTTATCGTCTGGCCGACGGACTGTTCCTGAGCGGTCATGTGGGGCTGTACTACCAGCTGCCTTCTTACACCGCCTTGGGCTTCAAGGGAGAAGCCGGAGACTACGTGAACAAACACCTGGATTACATTTCTGTGTCGCAGGAGAGTGTGGGACTGTCCTGGACTCCTAATGAAAACATGGAGTTCTCGGTGGAAGGTTTCTACAAACTCTATGGAAACATGCCGTTCTCTTTGTCCGACCAGATACCCTTGTCATGCAAGGGAAATGACTACGGGACGATTGGCAACGAAGCTCTTTCTTCCCAGGCCAAAGGACGTTCCTACGGAGCAGAACTGATGTTCAAATGGTTGTTGACACAGAAACTGAACCTTTCTTCTTCGCTGACTATTTTCAAAAGTGAGTTCAAGGACGGCAAACAAGGCAGCTATGTGCCTTCTGCCTGGGACAACCGTTTCATCCTGAACGTGAGCGGTACCTATAACTTTCCTAAGCATTGGAGCCTGGGTGCCAAAGTCAGCTGCATCGGAGGTTCTCCGTACACTCCCTATGATGAGGCGAAATCGTCTCTGGTGGAGGCCTGGGACGTACAAGGACGGGCTTATTACGACTACAGCCGTTACAACCAGGAGCGTCTCCCCGTGTTCGGCCAGTTGGATGTGCGGGTAGACAAAATCTTTTATTTGAAGAAATGCATGCTGGGCTTTTACCTCGACATCCAGAACATCACGGCCAGCAAGCTGCGTCGGCCGGATGCCCTGATGAGTACGGGGCAGATTGAAAACCCCTCCGCTCCGTTGGTCGAACAGCGTTATGTCATGAAATCCATCCGTCAGGAAAGCGGCACCCTGCTTCCCACACTGGGTATTACTTTTGAATATTGAGAATAAGACGACATAAGAAAACGGTCTGCTTCTTTCTTCGAGGAAAGCGGCAGACCGTTTTCATTATCTGAACGGACGGATTGCTTTTTGCGGTTTATGAGTATTGTTCTCCGAATTTCATTTCCGCATCGTTGACGAACTTCCGGATAGCGTTCTGGTCGTCCTTCTTGCAGATGAGCAAGGCGTTCCCCTGTTCGGCAATCAGGTAGTTTTCCAAGTCCTGCACAACGACCAGTTTGTCCTTCGGCGTCATGATGATATTTCCCTTGCAGTTGTACAACAACGTGTTGCTGTGTGTGGTCACATTCTGGTTCTCATCCTTCGGTGAGGCATCGTAGAGCGAGTTCCACGTGCCTATGTCCGCCCATCCGAAGTCACACAATAACACGTACACATTGTTCGCCTTTTCCATGATGCTGTAGTCGATGGAGCTGTTCGGACATGTGCTGAATTTCGGCATGTCACATTCCACTTGCGGACACACATCCGCCATCATTTCATGAAACGCTTTCAGGATGGTATTGACATGCCATACAAAGATGCCCGAGTTCCAGTAAAATTCATTGCTCTGTACGAACACCTCCGCAAATTCCCGCAGTGGTTTTTCAACGAACGTTTTGACTTTATAGAAATCTTCTTCCTTATCCTCTTCAGAAATCTGGATATAGCCGTAACCCGTTTCCGGATAGCTGGGTTTGATGCCCAGTGTCAGAAGCTTGTCCGTGCGGGAAGCGAATTCCAGTGATTTCAGGATATCCCGTTTGAACTCATCCATTTTGAGAATCAGGTGGTCGGACGGGGCGACGACGATACTTGCGTCGGGATTGATTTTCTGGATGACATACGAAGCGTATGCGATGGCAGGAGCCGTATTTCGGTGTTCTTCCTCTACGATGAGCTGTGATTCCTTGAAGTCGGGGAGCGAGTTCAGCACCAGTTCCCTGTAATGCTGGTTGGTAGTGATGAAAATATTCTCCGCAGGAAGTATTTGCTTGTATCTTTCGTAAGTCTGTTGCAAGAGCGTCTGCCCAGTTCCAAAGAAGTCGAGGAATTGTTTGGGTAAGGCTTTGCGGCTATATGGCCAGAACCGACGCCCGGTTCCTCCGGCCATGATGATGCAATAAAAATTCTTACTGTCCATGGTAGATGCTAGCGTTAAAGTTTGATGCTAAGATAAAGCTTATTTTGCAAGAAACGTCAGAAAAGGATTCTAAATAGTGTTAGAAAACTTTTTTTCGTTTTTTTCGGCGGGAATCCTTGCAATATCGGAAAAGATGTGTACCTTTGCACTCGCAATCGAAAATTATGCCCAGATGGCGGAATCGGTAGACGCGCTGGTCTCAAACACCAGTGGAGTAACATCCATCCCGGTTCGACCCCGGGTCTGGGTACCACAAGAAGCTAAGCAACTGAGAAATCAATGCTTAGCTTTTTTTATTTTATCGAAACTTTCCCTTCATTTTCCCCACAAGTACAAAAATACGGTAGTAAGTCATTATTTTCTTTGGCTACGCAATACAAATATACTACCTTTGAAAAGATATAAATCCTATTAAATAAGAGTCCATGGAACAAGATGTTTGGCAAGAGATTGAACAGTTATACCAAAAGTTTCAGCAACTTGGTATCAGTGAAGCGGTGGACTATGAGAAGTACTACCTCTATTCTCTGATTGCCCATTCTACAGCGATTGAGGGTTCAACACTTACTGAAGCGGAGGCACAAATGCTTTTTGATGAGGGGCTGACTGCCAAAGGAAAGCCGCTGGTATATCACTTGATGAATGAGGACTTAAAGAAGGCATACGAACTAGCCAAAGAGGAGGCCAAGCGTAAAGTACCAATCACCTCGCCATTTTTGCAAAGATTGAATGCAACGCTGATGCGTACTACAGGCAGTATACACAATGTGATGGGGGGCTCCTTTGATTCTTCCAAAGGAGAATTTCGTTTGTGCGGTGTTACGGCTGGTGTGGGTGGCCGTTCTTATATGAGTTATCAGAAAGTTCCTGCCAAAGTAGATGAACTTTGCGCTTTATTACAGGAAAAGCAAAAGACAGTGGGAACATTCCGGGAACAATACGAACTAAGTTTCAATGCTCATCTTAACCTGGTGACTATTCATCCGTGGGTCGATGGCAACGGAAGAACTGCCCGCTTGCTGATGAATTATATTCAGTTCTGCTACAACCTATTTCCGACCAAGATATTCAAGGAAGACAGGGAAGAGTATATTTCTGCTTTACGGCAATCACAGGAAGAAGAAACAAATCTGCCTTTCTTGGGCTTTATGGCTGGTCAATTAAAGAAATCGCTCTCTTTGGAAATTGAACGATTTAGGACTTCTCAGAAGAAAGGGTTTAGCTTTATGTTTTAGTTGCTTCGTGTAGTTTGCACATGAAGAGAACTCTGCTATAGTATCATTAAAGTCCAATCAATGATAAAATTTATCTTCATTGTTGGCTAATATGCTGTCAGATTTATCAGTCTCATATTGATGTTTTTTAAGGTTAAACGTTTCAAAGTCTGACAGGAAAGAGAATTTTTTTCTTTTTAGTCATTTAAGTTGTTAGAATATAGAAGCAACTGGTCGTAAAAAAATCCCTGATGAAAGGAATATGGGCAATTTTTCTGTTCAGTTCTCGTGGCGACAATCCAAATTTTATTTTGTAGTGAGGATTGACCAACCATAGTTTCCTGTTTTGAATGCGTAGGTTTGTGTTTTTCATTAAACTTTCAAATCCTTCTATTGATATACGTGTCTGCTTGATAGAAAGCAGTTCTTGAATGCAGTCATTATCTTCTCCAAACACTTTTAATAAAAGTCGGTATGCAGCTGTAGGGAGGAGATGAATAAAAGGGAGATGGGATAGGATTTTGCTTCTGCAAATTTGTTGATGCCCTCCAAATGGCATCTGCCATGCCGGGAACGACATGAATACAATGCCCTGCGGTTTTAAAAACTTGCTCAAAGTAGCTAGAAATAACTCTTTTTGAGGAATATGTTCAAGCACATCATGGCAGATGATGATATCGAAACTCCATTCCATTTTATCCAGTAGAAAGATATCTTGTGCAATAAATGTACCTTTGGCATGGGCTGTGTGAAAGAATGTTTTTGCTTCTTTAATCCGGCTTGCTGCGATGTCAATTCCAACCGTATTACAACCCATTTCAGCGAAAGGAAGCAAATTGCCTCCTTCCCCGCAACCAATCTCCAGCACTTTTGTTCCTTTCTCCACCGGATGCCATTGTTGGATGTAAGGTATGAAATAATTCTTACTGGTGGTAGAAAGTTCCTTGAAATAAATAATCCTGTTCTGATGACGCGCTTGCATGAAATAATATTTGTTTGAGTTACTTTTCTATCACTACGATAAGCTATTCCATGAAAGGCTGCATGAGGCTCAGTGTTTTTTTACCAAGACAGACGGATTCCTATAGGCAATGCTACCTGGAAAGGCTCTTCTGTCCGGATAGTTTCTATACTATGCTTAGTCTTGAAATAGTAATGTAAATTAGGTTCTGCATAGATTCCGATAGAGGGAGTTATCTGGTATTGTACTCCTATACCTAAATTTGTCGACCATTGTAAAGGTGGTTGTATGTAGCTTTTCTTGTCAGAAATTATTTTCCCGTTTTCATCAGAT includes:
- a CDS encoding bifunctional 2-polyprenyl-6-hydroxyphenol methylase/3-demethylubiquinol 3-O-methyltransferase UbiG, translating into MQARHQNRIIYFKELSTTSKNYFIPYIQQWHPVEKGTKVLEIGCGEGGNLLPFAEMGCNTVGIDIAASRIKEAKTFFHTAHAKGTFIAQDIFLLDKMEWSFDIIICHDVLEHIPQKELFLATLSKFLKPQGIVFMSFPAWQMPFGGHQQICRSKILSHLPFIHLLPTAAYRLLLKVFGEDNDCIQELLSIKQTRISIEGFESLMKNTNLRIQNRKLWLVNPHYKIKFGLSPRELNRKIAHIPFIRDFFTTSCFYILTT
- a CDS encoding TlpA disulfide reductase family protein translates to MKKNTYLFVALLSAGLVACNNEPSFNVEGTVAGAADKMLYLEQTGLEGIVALDSVKLSDGGSFHFSEARPDAPDFYRLRLGNQVINFVVDSTETVKVNADANGFATAYQVEGSENNQKIKELVLLQADLQDKVNKLGRSGLPAGIAQDSLVSLVNAYKNNVKRNYIFAQPNKAYAYFALFQELNGYMIFDPLTNKEDVKCFAAVATSLNNMYPHADRSRNLYNMVIKGMKNTRTPQVQNVDIPVDKIKETSIIDIELKDLKGKTHHLTDLKGKVVLVDFTAYASAVSGARNLALRELYDKYASQGLEIYQISLDADEHFWKTAADNLPWICVRDPQSTYSTYLSLYGVTQLPTAFLVNRNNELTLRIDEKTNMEEAIKKLL
- a CDS encoding mannose-1-phosphate guanylyltransferase, whose product is MDSKNFYCIIMAGGTGRRFWPYSRKALPKQFLDFFGTGQTLLQQTYERYKQILPAENIFITTNQHYRELVLNSLPDFKESQLIVEEEHRNTAPAIAYASYVIQKINPDASIVVAPSDHLILKMDEFKRDILKSLEFASRTDKLLTLGIKPSYPETGYGYIQISEEDKEEDFYKVKTFVEKPLREFAEVFVQSNEFYWNSGIFVWHVNTILKAFHEMMADVCPQVECDMPKFSTCPNSSIDYSIMEKANNVYVLLCDFGWADIGTWNSLYDASPKDENQNVTTHSNTLLYNCKGNIIMTPKDKLVVVQDLENYLIAEQGNALLICKKDDQNAIRKFVNDAEMKFGEQYS
- a CDS encoding HIT family protein, with translation MATIFSKIIAGEIPSYKVAENDKFYAFLDINPLVKGHTLVVPKREVDYIYDLSDDELAQMHVFAKHVALAIQKAFPCKKVGEAVIGLEVPHAHIHLIPIQKESDMLFSNPKLQLSQEEFTAIAKAINEAWKAESK
- a CDS encoding TonB-dependent receptor codes for the protein MFYKRIASFILFLCFVLKVFAVEYQIKGTVIDKSTRQPLEFVNVLVVGLGIGASTDSNGNFTITQVPPGIYRLQASFLGYKTALTPEYRVNHVTPYVQIELEEENTSLNEVVVTASPFQKVVESPVSLRVIGLQEIEKAPGANRDISKVVQNYPGVAFSPIGYRNDLIVRGGGPSENRFYLDGVEIPNINHFSTQGASGGPVGLIDADLIRSVKFYSGAFPADRGNALSSVLDFSLRDGDMERNSLKATLGASEVSLSSNGHLGKKTSYLVSVRQSYLQALFKVLGLPFLPAYTDASFKLKTRFDSHNELTLLGLGGLDRMKLNLGIEGEDAEYMLSYLPKIEQETYTVGGVYRHYTPIHVQTIVLSQSYLNNRNIKYRNNDESSEDNLTLHLGSVEQETKLRMENTSSWSVWKVKAGFDLNYSRYKSDEYRKIFADALREYNYHTDLSLWRWGLFASIDYAAPDKSFTASIGVRTDGNNYSDKMKELWRQLSPRLSVSYRLADGLFLSGHVGLYYQLPSYTALGFKGEAGDYVNKHLDYISVSQESVGLSWTPNENMEFSVEGFYKLYGNMPFSLSDQIPLSCKGNDYGTIGNEALSSQAKGRSYGAELMFKWLLTQKLNLSSSLTIFKSEFKDGKQGSYVPSAWDNRFILNVSGTYNFPKHWSLGAKVSCIGGSPYTPYDEAKSSLVEAWDVQGRAYYDYSRYNQERLPVFGQLDVRVDKIFYLKKCMLGFYLDIQNITASKLRRPDALMSTGQIENPSAPLVEQRYVMKSIRQESGTLLPTLGITFEY
- a CDS encoding Fic family protein, which produces MEQDVWQEIEQLYQKFQQLGISEAVDYEKYYLYSLIAHSTAIEGSTLTEAEAQMLFDEGLTAKGKPLVYHLMNEDLKKAYELAKEEAKRKVPITSPFLQRLNATLMRTTGSIHNVMGGSFDSSKGEFRLCGVTAGVGGRSYMSYQKVPAKVDELCALLQEKQKTVGTFREQYELSFNAHLNLVTIHPWVDGNGRTARLLMNYIQFCYNLFPTKIFKEDREEYISALRQSQEEETNLPFLGFMAGQLKKSLSLEIERFRTSQKKGFSFMF
- the greA gene encoding transcription elongation factor GreA; this encodes MAYMSEEGYQKLVAELKHLESVERPKIVAAIAEARDKGDLSENAEYDAAKEAQGMLEMKINQLKATIGDAKIIDTSKLKTDTVQILSRVELKNVKTGMKMAYTIVSESEANLKQGKISVNTPIAQGLLGKKVGEVAEITIPQGKISLEITGISF